From Magnolia sinica isolate HGM2019 chromosome 13, MsV1, whole genome shotgun sequence, one genomic window encodes:
- the LOC131223453 gene encoding pentatricopeptide repeat-containing protein At5g48910-like, with amino-acid sequence MATTVKSIATNPTIPNYPRNKRSYRSRSSSSIISLLKLCKNMKELQQIHANLIKTSLIHDMSAVNAIIEFSVIHENLVYALSVFETTPHPTLFAKNFMIRGHAQSEFPLSAITFYVRMLSEGFELNKFGFSFLIQACLRSQAAEEGKQIHGQILKFGKIDAHLASSIICFYSEIQDLDSAHRAFESDLGSITSWNAMIDGYSKSGDMEMARRLFDEMPQKTLIAWTALITGFVHLGRFIEALEVFETMQRSGFRPDERTLVSVLPSISHLGALSLGKWVHSYAENSGMESSIFLRSALVDMYSKCGSIENALELFEKMGPTKRNVVMWNAMIGGLAMHGHGRDALELFQEMLASGTKPTDVTFVGVLRACSHAGMVDKGLKYFEAMKDLYELEPTTEHYGCMVDLLGRAGRLQEAEGLVRSMSGQPDVVVLKTLLGACRVYGNVDIGERIGRELLQLASDDSSCYVLLANLYASVGRWVDAGKVRNLMKERGVKKIAGCSSIELDNVAHEFHAGDMSHPQIKEIYATVEEMGQRLKVEEGYTPDTSQVLADIDEEEKETALYRHSEKLAIAFGLINTIPGSTIRIVKNLRVCLDCHSVTKLVSKLYGREIIVRDQNRFHHFKNGVCSCNEYW; translated from the coding sequence ATGGCAACAACAGTAAAATCAATAGCAACAAACCCCACCATCCCAAATTATCCAAGAAATAAAAGATCATATCGATCCAGGAGCAGCAGTAGCATCATATCCCTGCTCAAGCTCTGTAAGAACATGAAAGAACTCCAGCAGATCCATGCCAATCTCATCAAAACCTCTCTCATCCATGACATGTCCGCCGTTAACGCCATCATCGAATTCTCTGTCATTCATGAAAATCTCGTCTATGCTCTATCCGTGTTTGAAACAACTCCCCATCCAACTCTCTTTGCCAAGAATTTCATGATCCGAGGCCACGCACAGAGCGAATTCCCTCTATCGGCGATAACTTTCTACGTTCGGATGCTGAGTGAAGGATTCGAGCTCAACAAATTTGGTTTCTCGTTCTTGATCCAAGCATGTTTGAGATCACAAGCGGCTGAAGAAGGGAAACAAATCCACGGCCAGATCTTGAAGTTTGGGAAGATTGACGCTCATCTGGCAAGCTCCATTATCTGTTTCTACTCGGAAATTCAAGATCTAGACTCTGCTCATCGAGCTTTTGAGTCAGACCTTGGATCCATCACTTCTTGGAATGCGATGATCGATGGGTATTCAAAATCTGGGGACATGGAAATGGCTCGGAgactgttcgatgaaatgccccaAAAGACACTAATTGCTTGGACGGCATTGATTACAGGTTTTGTGCATTTGGGGAGATTTATAGAGGCTTTGGAGGTTTTTGAAACCATGCAGAGGTCCGGATTTAGGCCTGATGAGCGGACATTAGTGAGTGTGCTTCCTTCAATATCTCACTTGGGTGCGCTCAGTTTGGGAAAATGGGTGCATTCTTATGCTGAGAATTCAGGTATGGAATCGAGTATCTTCCTGAGATCAGCACTAGTGGACATGTATTCCAAGTGTGGTAGTATAGAAAATGCACTAGAGTTATTTGAGAAGATGGGACCCACGAAACGGAATGTGGTGATGTGGAATGCGATGATTGGTGGATTGGCGATGCATGGACATGGAAGGGATGCATTGGAGCTATTCCAGGAGATGCTAGCAAGCGGCACAAAGCCTACTGATGTTACATTTGTAGGTGTGCTGAGGGCGTGTAGTCATGCAGGGATGGTGGATAAAGGGTTGAAGTACTTTGAGGCAATGAAGGACTTGTATGAGCTCGAACCAACAACAGAGcattatgggtgcatggttgatCTTTTGGGTCGTGCTGGACGGTTGCAAGAAGCGGAAGGGTTGGTGAGGAGTATGAGTGGGCAGCCGGATGTGGTGGTCTTGAAGACCCTTCTAGGTGCATGTAGGGTCTATGGGAATGTCGACATAGGTGAGCGCATTGGTAGAGAACTTCTTCAATTAGCTTCTGATGATAGTAGTTGTTATGTGCTTCTAGCAAATCTGTATGCATCTGTAGGCAGATGGGTGGATGCTGGCAAAGTGAGAAACTTGATGAAAGAAAGGGGAGTGAAGAAGATAGCTGGTTGTAGTTCGATTGAATTGGATAATGTGGCCCATGAGTTCCACGCAGGGGACATGTCTCATCCTCAGATCAAAGAGATATATGCTACAGTAGAGGAGATGGGGCAAAGGTTGAAGGTCGAAGAAGGTTATACCCCTGATACCTCTCAAGTGTTGGCTGATATCGATGAGGAAGAGAAGGAGACTGCATTATATCGTCACAGTGAAAAGTTAGCAATTGCTTTTGGCTTGATAAATACTATCCCAGGCAGCACTATACGCATAGTGAAAAACCTTAGGGTCTGCCTTGATTGCCACTCCGTTACAAAACTTGTATCAAAACTTTACGGTCGTGAAATCATTGTTAGGGATCAAAACCGCTTCCATCATTTCAAGAATGGAGTATGCTCGTGCAATGAATATTGGTGA
- the LOC131223454 gene encoding disease resistance protein At4g27190-like → MNQGGLHGKGCNFPGEARVSPNPLSSHSLLSKTNYQAQSLLFVTFFTHLSFFPIYILYSQTEEMEAVPSVIVEIGKCLCNCLKKHMGYLVHLNDNVNDLKDCCEELVAKKSSIQNLVRTGCSKGEEETVEVTLWLTRAVLMEEAANRIQEGAGQNKRCLCCPNLIWRYSISKQAKQMEESISTHLKERTFERVTTASPLQTVINQDTPSIAGLTSAELAMKDVTDALNNDNIKIIGVWGMAGVGKTTLVKNVNNQMKGSERFDKVIMVIVSKDVDLKRVQGDIAGNLGLNLGNGLSNSENSEFSRANTIQNALMKKKFLIILDDLWERLELADVGIPCDNLPEGCKILFTTRREVVCRQMETQVNVMVRVLSNEDSWKLFKEKAGDVVDDPSLCTVARKVLEECGGLPLAIVTLGRALRCVRDLRVWKYVLSQLKESAPSEIEGMEGKVYQSIKVSYDRLLPELKPGFLFCCLFPEDYNIDVDGMIGYWKGEGFLGDAESLEETMNKGHYWVEQLKASCLLLEGDDKRFVKMHDVVRDVAIYIASKDDEEYKSLARAGVGLKGLPQGKKWGEYKRISLLRSETEELQEGMCCPELLTLLMGENRKLSEIPDWFLKGPKALRVLDLSQTSISRLPSSLSNLKNLQVLHLSNCRFKEKGCLSPLEGLNQLESLDLSYNKDLHELPEEIGELVSLKRLNISHTKNLAIVPRAIISRLTRLEELKMYNSFSKWEVEGEDASSSSSSSSSNATLSEVASLTKLSCLFIWIADVDRFMKEYAQLKIWANLKKFLFCMYQSGYEEIAFKVTKNDEVHFRINMENSYECNGGMVLTCCNHIPESFRTFLAHTTRLRLCFQEGLKTFSGIEGFQSLEYLYIYSCKDMECILSPKESQEITLHNLRELELSYLKKLEKVVSDDEGSLPATCFQKLMFLNVRGCPMLNHLLPSSLLPRMENLKQVNVRRCSGLEHVFAGPTLLQQDGLLSKLEHLILRNLLYMKSIWVMGMVVTLQNLRKVNLWNCHGLEKTVFSSVQMKGGLPNLVFLSVIDCPGVEEIISEVLDNEGLLPKLTNLILEDLPELVRICGGRGQRRADQLQLDWHSLEEIYVVGCPKLTKLLPLQEGRDGVPSLQKIGAERKWWEGLDWDGDDTVKSHFQRLLPPR, encoded by the coding sequence GAAATGGAAGCAGTGCCCTCAGTCATCGTGGAAATTGGAAAGTGTTTATGCAATTGTCTTAAGAAACATATGGGCTATCTTGTTCATTTAAATGACAATGTTAACGATTTGAAAGACTGCTGTGAAGAACTAGTGGCGAAGAAAAGTTCCATACAGAATTTGGTAAGGACCGGCTGCTCCAAAGGCGAAGAAGAAACCGTGGAAGTTACTCTGTGGCTAACACGGGCAGTTCTCATGGAAGAAGCAGCAAATAGGATCCAGGAGGGAGCAGGACAAAACAAGAGATGCCTGTGTTGTCCAAATCTGATATGGCGTTACAGTATAAGCAAGCAGGCAAAACAGATGGAGGAGAGCATCAGTACGCACCTCAAAGAAAGAACATTTGAGAGGGTGACAACGGCCTCTCCCCTTCAGACAGTCATAAACCAGGATACTCCATCGATCGCGGGTCTAACATCAGCAGAACTAGCTATGAAAGATGTCACAGATGCTTTAAATAAtgataatatcaaaataattggTGTGTGGGGCATGGCGGGAGTTGGTAAAACTACCCTCGTGAAAAATGTGAACAATCAGATGAAAGGCTCTGAACGTTTCGATAAAGTCATAATGGTGATTGTTTCCAAAGACGTGGACTTAAAAAGGGTCCAAGGTGACATTGCAGGGAACTTGGGTCTGAACCTTGGGAATGGGCTCAGCAACAGTGAAAATTCTGAATTCTCTAGAGCAAATACCATACAGAATGCATTGATGAAGAAGAAATTCCTTATCATATTAGATGATTTATGGGAGCGACTTGAACTTGCCGATGTAGGAATTCCATGTGATAATCTCCCCGAGGGTTGTAAAATTTTATTCACCACACGAAGAGAAGTTGTCTGCAGACAGATGGAAACCCAAGTTAACGTCATGGTAAGGGTGCTCTCAAATGAAGATTCATGGAAATTATTCAAAGAAAAGGCAGGTGATGTTGTTGATGACCCTTCACTGTGtacagtggcaaggaaggttctTGAAGAATGCGGTGGTCTTCCTCTCGCAATTGTAACACTAGGAAGGGCGCTCAGATGTGTGAGAGATCTTAGGGTGTGGAAGTATGTACTTTCACAACTGAAAGAGTCTGCCCCAAGCGAAATCGAAGGCATGGAAGGTAAGGTGTACCAGTCCATCAAAGTAAGCTACGACCGTCTACTCCCTGAGTTGAAACCTGGCTTCTTGTTTTGCTGCCTGTTTCCTGAAGACTATAACATTGATGTGGATGGCATGATCGGATATTGGAAAGGGGAAGGCTTTCTGGGAGATGCTGAAAGTTTGGAGGAAACAATGAACAAAGGGCACTATTGGGTTGAACAACTCAAAGCTTCTTGTTTGTTATTAGAAGGTGATGACAAAAGGTTTGTAAAGATGCACGATGTGGTTAGAGATGTTGCCATTTATATTGCatcaaaagatgatgaagaatatAAATCCTTGGCAAGAGCTGGTGTAGGATTGAAAGGCTTGCCACAAGGGAAAAAGTGGGGTGAATACAAGAGGATTTCTCTCCTCCGGAGTGAAACAGAGGAGTTGCAGGAAGGGATGTGTTGCCCTGAACTGCTAACATTGCTAATGGGAGAAAATCGGAAGTTGAGCGAAATACCAGATTGGTTTTTGAAAGGTCCAAAAGCCCTTCGGGTTTTGGATCTAAGCCAAACTTCTATTAGCAGGCTGCCATCATCGCTGTCAAACCTGAAGAACTTACAGGTGCTTCATTTGAGTAATTGCAGATTTAAAGAAAAGGGATGTCTGTCGCCACTTGAGGGACTGAACCAGCTTGAATCCCTTGATCTTTCCTATAACAAAGACTTGCATGAGTTGCCAGAAGAAATTGGGGAATTGGTCAGCCTTAAGAGATTGAACATATCACATACTAAGAATCTAGCAATTGTACCACGTGCCATCATATCAAGGTTGACTCGTTTGGAAGAATTGAAGATGTACAACAGCTTTAGCAAGTGGGAGGTTGAAGGGGAAGAtgcaagcagcagcagcagcagcagcagcagcaatgctacCTTGTCTGAAGTGGCATCTTTGACAAAGCTGTCCTGTTTGTTTATCTGGATTGCGGATGTTGACCGTTTCATGAAAGAGTATGCTCAGCTTAAAATTTGGGCAAACCTAAAGAAATTTCTTTTCTGCATGTACCAATCAGGTTACGAAGAAATTGCATTCAAAGTCACTAAGAACGACGAAGTTCATTTCAGAATCAATATGGAAAACAGCTACGAATGCAATGGAGGGATGGTGCTTACTTGTTGCAATCATATCCCTGAGTCGTTTAGGACATTCTTGGCACATACGACGAGATTAAGGTTATGTTTTCAAGAGGGACTAAAGACATTTAGTGGGATTGAAGGGTTCCAAAGTCTGGAATATCTTTACATATACAGCTGCAAAGATATGGAATGCATTTTGAGTCCAAAGGAGTCTCAGGAAATTACGTTACATAATTTACGGGAGTTGGAATTATCTTACCTTAAAAAGCTAGAGAAAGTGGTGTCTGATGATGAGGGATCACTTCCTGCCACATGTTTTCAGAAACTAATGTTCTTGAATGTGCGTGGCTGCCCAATGCTAAACCATTTACTTCCATCTAGCTTATTGCCAAGAATGGAGAACCTAAAACAAGTCAACGTGCGGAGATGTAGCGGATTAGAGCATGTGTTTGCTGGACCGACTCTGCTGCAACAAGATGGACTACTCTCCAAACTCGAACACCTGATTCTTCGTAATCTACTATACATGAAGAGTATTTGGGTGATGGGGATGGTGGTAACACTCCAAAACTTGAGAAAAGTGAATCTTTGGAACTGTCATGGCTTGGAGAAGACTGTTTTCTCATCCGTGCAGATGAAGGGGGGTCTCCCCAATCTTGTCTTTCTCAGCGTAATAGACTGCCCAGGAGTAGAGGAGATAATATCAGAGGTGTTAGACAATGAGGGTCTCCTTCCTAAACTAACAAATTTGATTTTAGAGGACCTACCAGAACTGGTGCGTATCTGTGGGGGAAGAGGACAAAGAAGAGCTGACCAACTGCAACTGGATTGGCATTCGTTGGAAGAAATTTATGTGGTGGGATGTCCCAAGCTCACCAAGCTGCTGCCTCTACAAGAAGGGCGCGATGGTGTACCTTCGCTGCAGAAGATTGGGGCGGAAAGGAAATGGTGGGAGGGGTTAGATTGGGACGGAGACGACACCGTCAAGTCCCATTTCCAGCGTTTGCTTCCGCCACGGTGA